Proteins encoded by one window of Primulina huaijiensis isolate GDHJ02 chromosome 1, ASM1229523v2, whole genome shotgun sequence:
- the LOC140971706 gene encoding uncharacterized protein, with amino-acid sequence MPPRRASSADRQDKIPGGGRGLPPPPPMDVATRVLEGMARLLEQMRDGDRVRCATYMLRDDASLWWEGAAHAVDLATLSWDRFKEMFYDKYFPADVRGRLTREFMSLCRWDLTVAEFIRNHRLYFSGGTVPAGHRLQDAEEATSGPVQFSAAKKAVYRVTETAGQQKPQGQFQMPRQQRPPQAPRDPKSVEGQECHKAADCPRNKGPTTGRAYVMHAEEAEAEPDSTFFTAIRNLTGSDGFRVQSIDHILGSDVHFSDSEEIGASVTEIYGAGRLDSATVDGVRHYSGNGLAFVERSCHRISTELMRRGCHAILASIVSVLEPVRKRLEDVDVVSEFSSVFHDVVSGIPPDRDVDFYIELMPATVPISKAPYRLAPAEMKELKDQIQDLLDKGFICPRFSPWGAPVLFVKNNDGSIRLCIHYKELNRVTVKNKYLLPRIEDLFYQLQGASDGIEVDPSKVEAVKDWPVPKSVTEIHSFLGLAGYYRKFIQGFSSIAVPMTALTKNNAKFIWGSEGQESFDILKLALTTAPVLAMPSGQGEFMVYTDASKLGLDAVLIQQDRVIAYASRQLKVHEKNYPTHNLELAAVVFALKI; translated from the exons atgcctcccagacgcgcCTCTAGTGCAGACAGACAGGACAAGATTCCTGGAGGCGGCAGAGGccttccaccaccaccacctatGGATGTAGCCACCCGTGTACTAGAGGGTATGGCTAGGCTATTGGAGCAG ATGAGAGATGGCGACCGGGTCAGGTGCGCCACCTATATGCTGAGGGATGATGCAtccctatggtgggagggagctgcTCATGCCGTGGACTTGGCTACTCTCTCCTGGGACAGGTTCAAGGAGATGTTCTAcgacaagtatttcccagctGATGTCAGGGGCCGCCTGACgagggagttcatgagtctcTGTCGGTGGGACTTGACTGTGGCCGAGTTTATTCGGAA CCACCGCCTGTACTTTTCAGGAGGAACAGTCCCTGCGGGACATAGACTTCAAGATGCAGAGGAAGCGACATCAGGCCCAGTCCAGTTCTCAGCAGCAAAAAAAGCAGTTTATAGGGTCACAGAGACAGCAgggcagcagaagccccagGGGCAGTTTCAGATGCCCAGACAGCAGAGGCCACCTCAGGCACCCAGGGATCCTAAGTCAGTGGAAGGACAG GAGTGCCACAAGGCCGCTGATTGCCCCAGGAACAAGGGCCCTACAACTGGAAGGGCCTACGTGATGCATGCAGAGGAGGCAGAGGCGGAGCCAGATTCCACTTTTTTCACCG CGATTAGGAATCTTACCGGTAGTGATGGATTCAGAGTTCAAAGTATCGATCATATCCTTGGATCAGATGTTCACTTCTCAGATAgtgaagagattggagcttcggttACAGAAATATACGGTGCAGGCAGACTTGATAGTGCTACCGTTGACGGAGTTCGACATTAttctgggaatggattggctttTGTTGAACGGAGCTGTCATAGAATTTCGACAGAG cttatgagaAGAGGCTGTCACGCAATTTTGGCCAGCATTGTATCAGTGTTAGAGCCAGTCAGGAAGAGGCTCGAGGATGTGGATGTGGTCAGTGAGTTCTCCAGTGTCTTCCATGACGTTGTTTCAGGCATTCCACCAGACAGAGATGTGGACTTCTACATTGAGCTCATGCCAGCTACAGTGCCGatctctaaggcaccctacCGTCTAGCACCTGCAGAGATGAAAGAACTGAAAGATCAGATACAGGATTTGCTAGATAAGGGATTCATTTGCCCTAgattttctccatggggcgctccCGTACTGTTTGTCAAGAATAATGATGGCAGCATACGACTGTGCATTCATTACAAAGAGCTGAACAGAGTCACAGTTAAGAACAAGTATCTGTTGccaaggatcgaggatttgtttTACCAGCTACAGGGAGCATCA GATGGTATTGAGGTCGACCCAAGCAAGGTCGAGGCAGTCAAAGATTGGCCAGTGCCTAAGAGCGTGACAGAGATCCATAGCTTCTTGGGGTTAGCTGGGTACTACAGGAAATTCATTcagggcttctcttctattgcggtgcccatgaccgccttgacgaagaaTAATGCCAAGTTTATCTGGGGATCTGAGGGTCAGGAGAGCTTTGACATACTGAAGTTAGCGTTGACCACTGCACCAGtactagctatgccatcaggacAGGGAGAGTTTATGGTTTATACAGATGcatcgaagctcggtttggacGCGGTTCTGATACAGCAGGACAGAGTGATAGCCTACGCGTCCAGACAGCTaaaggtccatgagaagaattatccgactcataaCCTCGAGCTAGCTGCAGTGGTATTTGCCCTGAAGATCTAG
- the LOC140981804 gene encoding ubiquitin-conjugating enzyme E2-17 kDa, with translation MASKRILKELKDLQKDPPTSCSAGPVAEDMFHWQATIMGPSDSPYAGGVFLVSIHFPPDYPFKPPKVAFRTKVFHPNINSNGSICLDILKEQWSPALTISKVLLSICSLLTDPNPDDPLVPEIAHMYKTDRAKYEATARSWSQKYAMG, from the exons ATGGCTTCGAAACGGATACTGAAGGAGCTCAAGGATTTGCAGAAGGATCCTCCGACGTCATGCAGTGCGG GTCCTGTAGCGGAAGATATGTTCCATTGGCAAGCCACAATTATGGGACCTTCTGACAGCCCTTATGCTGGAGGTGTATTTCTAGTTTCAATTCATTTCCCTCCCGATTATCCTTTCAAGCCACCAAAG GTTGCATTTAGAACAAAGGTATTTCACCCCAATATTAATAGCAATGGAAGCATCTGCCTTGATATTCTGAAAGAACAGTGGAGTCCAGCATTGACCATATCAAAG GTCCTGCTGTCTATTTGCTCCTTGTTGACGGACCCGAATCCTGATGATCCTCTCGTCCCAGAAATTGCTCACATGTACAAGACTGACCGAGCAAAATATGAGGCCACTGCTCGTAGCTGGTCACAGAAATATGCTATGGGATGA